In Methanomicrobium antiquum, one DNA window encodes the following:
- a CDS encoding FecCD family ABC transporter permease, with protein sequence MTLDSKKFHAQCRKIKAKNRTFFIGLTLLLILLTGIGVTLGSAEISILQSYQALFSGLSERVCVFFFGAEQGSQSMTEIVIWDIRLHRVLFAIAAGFGLAIAGTVMQGILRNPLASPFTLGISSAASCGASVAIILFGGFALLSGSITTMILAFLFAMLAAFGIYLMARHKGLSSSAMILAGIALMYLFSAVTSLLQYFGSADQAAAVVYWMFGSLDNTTWLNLGIVFLVLLIIVPYLLLKAWDLNALSEGSEVAKSIGVPVEREMTIFMFIASLITAVIISFTGTIGFIGLVAPHIARMVTGSDNRILIPASGFMGAAILLGADCLSRTIIYPSVIPVGIMTAFLGVPFFLYLFLRRGDTGW encoded by the coding sequence ATGACACTTGATTCAAAAAAATTTCATGCACAGTGCAGGAAAATAAAGGCAAAAAACAGGACATTCTTCATAGGCTTAACCCTTCTTTTAATTCTTTTAACCGGCATCGGAGTAACTCTCGGCTCAGCAGAAATTTCAATTCTGCAGTCCTATCAGGCGCTTTTTTCCGGACTTTCAGAAAGAGTCTGTGTATTTTTCTTCGGCGCTGAACAGGGTTCACAGTCAATGACGGAGATTGTCATCTGGGATATCAGACTTCACCGGGTGTTGTTTGCAATCGCCGCCGGATTCGGGCTTGCAATTGCAGGAACAGTTATGCAAGGGATATTGAGAAACCCGCTTGCAAGTCCTTTTACACTTGGAATTTCCTCAGCCGCATCCTGTGGTGCATCGGTTGCGATAATACTTTTTGGAGGATTTGCACTCCTTTCAGGCAGTATTACAACTATGATTCTTGCATTTTTATTTGCAATGCTTGCGGCATTTGGAATTTACTTAATGGCACGCCACAAGGGGCTTTCGTCATCGGCGATGATTTTGGCAGGAATTGCCCTGATGTATCTTTTTTCTGCTGTGACCTCACTTTTACAGTATTTCGGGTCCGCTGATCAGGCAGCAGCGGTTGTCTACTGGATGTTTGGATCGCTTGACAACACAACATGGTTAAACCTCGGAATAGTCTTTCTTGTTCTTCTAATAATAGTCCCGTATCTTCTCCTGAAGGCATGGGATTTAAACGCACTTTCTGAAGGATCTGAAGTTGCAAAATCAATAGGTGTCCCGGTTGAGCGTGAAATGACAATTTTCATGTTTATTGCATCACTGATAACTGCTGTTATAATCTCATTTACCGGAACTATCGGTTTTATAGGGCTTGTTGCACCGCATATTGCAAGAATGGTTACAGGAAGCGACAATCGGATATTAATTCCGGCATCAGGATTTATGGGCGCTGCAATCCTTCTTGGTGCTGACTGTTTAAGCAGAACAATAATATATCCTTCTGTAATTCCGGTTGGAATCATGACTGCTTTCCTTGGTGTTCCGTTCTTTTTGTATTTATTCCTAAGAAGAGGTGATACGGGATGGTAG
- a CDS encoding ABC transporter ATP-binding protein, with protein sequence MVAVKVSGLSYAYRQKDVFSDVSFEAEEGKVLGLVGPNGCGKTTLIKCIDGILDPKGTVEIFGTDSKSLDRTEIAKKIAYVPQSVPDGLSSYVYETVLMGRRPYLNWNVKPEDEEKVFSAMKLLGVEDFAFRKTNELSGGERQRVMIARAVVQETPVILMDEPTSSLDIRHQMEVMENMRLLAKEKNTAVIVSLHDLNLAAGYCDTMVMLKKGKIHSCGPPVEVLNSETIRSVYEVDASINRENERPYIIPLRPAENSAETQNG encoded by the coding sequence ATGGTAGCAGTAAAAGTTAGCGGTCTTTCCTATGCTTACCGGCAAAAGGACGTTTTTTCAGATGTTTCTTTTGAAGCAGAGGAAGGAAAAGTGCTGGGGCTTGTCGGCCCGAACGGATGTGGGAAGACCACACTTATCAAGTGCATTGACGGGATTTTAGATCCAAAGGGAACGGTTGAAATCTTTGGCACTGACTCAAAATCTCTTGACAGAACAGAGATTGCAAAAAAAATTGCATATGTTCCGCAGAGTGTTCCGGACGGACTTTCATCCTATGTATATGAAACTGTTCTGATGGGAAGACGGCCGTATCTTAACTGGAATGTAAAGCCTGAAGATGAAGAGAAGGTCTTTTCGGCAATGAAACTTTTAGGAGTTGAGGATTTTGCATTCAGAAAGACAAACGAACTTTCAGGCGGCGAACGCCAGCGTGTTATGATTGCAAGGGCGGTTGTGCAGGAAACTCCTGTAATTCTCATGGATGAGCCGACAAGCAGTCTTGACATAAGGCACCAGATGGAAGTCATGGAGAACATGCGTCTTTTGGCAAAAGAGAAGAACACTGCCGTTATTGTCTCACTGCATGATCTAAATCTTGCCGCAGGTTACTGCGATACGATGGTTATGTTAAAGAAAGGAAAAATTCACAGCTGCGGACCGCCCGTCGAGGTTTTAAACAGCGAAACGATTAGAAGCGTTTACGAGGTTGATGCTTCAATAAACCGGGAAAATGAAAGACCATATATAATACCTTTAAGACCGGCAGAAAATTCAGCGGAGACACAAAATGGTTAA